One window of the Cryptomeria japonica chromosome 7, Sugi_1.0, whole genome shotgun sequence genome contains the following:
- the LOC131044449 gene encoding disease resistance protein RPS2 encodes MAELLIPVVAEAVFSIALNEAIKQAIKFRDRARSVLHFKQDIEQLADHLKKLHDNLESTMPDYKRFEVSPYAQNPQYKKLVKAIFKIAQDAEDIIQDCQHPRNRWHQMLLPVLLSRKIKSIQQRIENLEIKGTPNCVDLIEGRAAADPEPPVIEAAIRVLSNSISTHFESTTGEFRRTTLRLASMRRNSIKRRSQPIDVHPIGLHDQINYIQSLLIKDEEGNMLGIYGMGGAGKSLLMKCVWNGEDVQKSFESDAQIWVTFSGGQISWLQRTIAEQICMPFDHSWTEEKGKAEIFRYLEKKKFFLVLDGVLPNESDHFLSHLGVPPNNSNGSKIVVISRDKCDLKRIKPDMPLIPVERLSEPDSWELFKRYAFGITTSESALPPEVLRIAEQIASKCHGHPLALKAYAAAMAGQTDPQQWRLALGRTKADYSFFGNHTDAEKRIFECLRSSYESLSPTLRIAFLYFAAFPENHKVRTADLIDLWTAERLFTAESPSELDAYGRRLLNIMIDRCVVEGVEAGSLGRVRKCKMHPMFRHLATHILEKEDEDEERSLFKAGDNLAEFPSMEISQHKHQRISLMYNRITCLPEELKCRELRTLILRHSERLSVIPPGFLQGLTRLRTLDLSMTGIESLPVTLGRLKRLEYLNVSRTKLKCLPIAVTRLQRLTYLNLFECKELESLPPDMNKLEELRYLNLRRCAKLSFLPFQITRITSLQCLIMDGCDGLQWRPQISPPENTLQYFGLDDLQSLVQLRYLSFVYATAGIPNGLLRKFQSLERLELCRVPSASLPEDIQEIKTLEDLRLSRLPCLVQLPRWLCKLVGLRRITLEYLNVKVLPPALFETLPLLRLLEIENCNELTELPVEFGKEGAFPALEELRLEKLNALKELPALEERSMSMLKEFRVRYCREIKNFPKGVENLKKSTRIDIVGSSGLISSVEEKGTDRQRLREFLDTLTC; translated from the coding sequence ATGGCAGAACTATTGATACCTGTGGTTGCGGAGGCGGTGTTCTCCATCGCGTTGAATGAAGCAATTAAGCAGGCGATTAAATTCAGAGACAGAGCAAGGAGCGTACTTCATTTCAAGCAAGACATTGAACAACTGGCTGATCACCTGAAGAAGCTCCATGACAATCTGGAGAGTACAATGCCTGACTATAAACGATTTGAAGTCAGCCCTTACGCTCAAAATCCCCAGTATAAGAAATTGGTGAAAGCTATATTTAAAATTGCTCAAGATGCAGAGGATATTATACAAGATTGTCAACATCCGAGGAATCGGTGGCACCAGATGCTTTTACCAGTTCTTTTGAGCAGAAAGATTAAATCTATCCAACAACGGATTGAAAATTTGGAGATCAAAGGCACTCCAAATTGTGTGGATCTGATAGAAGGTAGAGCTGCGGCTGATCCTGAACCTCCCGTGATAGAAGCTGCAATAAGGGTCCTGTCTAATTCTATCTCAACCCACTTTGAGTCGACCACTGGTGAATTCCGGCGAACAACTCTAAGGCTGGCAAGTATGAGAAGAAATTCCATTAAACGAAGATCGCAGCCAATAGATGTTCATCCAATTGGGCTTCATGATCAGATCAACTACATCCAGAGCCTGCTGATTAAGGACGAAGAAGGCAATATGCTGGGCATCTACGGCATGGGGGGTGCAGGAAAATCCCTGCTGATGAAGTGCGTGTGGAACGGCGAGGATGTTCAAAAATCATTTGAAAGTGATGCCCAGATTTGGGTAACATTCTCGGGGGGTCAAATATCTTGGTTGCAGAGGACCATTGCGGAGCAAATATGCATGCCCTTCGACCACTCTTGGACAGAAGAGAAGGGCAAAGCTGAGATCTTCAGGTATCTGGAGAAAAAGAAATTCTTCCTGGTGTTGGATGGAGTGCTGCCCAACGAGAGCGATCACTTCTTATCCCATCTGGGAGTGCCGCCCAACAATTCGAACGGATCAAAAATTGTTGTGATTTCCCGTGATAAATGTGATTTGAAAAGAATTAAACCAGATATGCCTTTGATCCCTGTGGAGCGCTTGTCAGAACCAGATAGTTGGGAGTTGTTTAAGAGATATGCTTTTGGAATCACTACCAGTGAGTCGGCCCTTCCGCCAGAGGTATTGCGCATTGCTGAGCAAATAGCAAGCAAATGCCACGGACATCCTTTGGCACTCAAGGCCTATGCTGCCGCCATGGCTGGACAGACAGATCCTCAGCAATGGCGGCTGGCTTTGGGACGGACCAAAGCCGATTACAGTTTCTTTGGCAATCATACCGATGCTGAAAAACGCATTTTTGAGTGTCTTCGCTCCAGTTATGAATCTCTTTCTCCGACTCTTAGAATTGCTTTTCTCTACTTCGCAGCGTTTCCTGAAAATCATAAAGTGAGGACGGCAGACTTGATTGATCTCTGGACTGCAGAAAGGCTTTTCACTGCCGAAAGTCCTTCCGAGCTGGACGCCTATGGTCGACGGCTGTTGAACATAATGATTGATCGTTGTGTGGTGGAGGGAGTCGAAGCCGGGTCTCTGGGCAGAGTGAGAAAATGCAAGATGCATCCCATGTTCCGCCATTTGGCCACGCACATTCTTGAAAAGGAGGACGAGGATGAAGAAAGGAGTTTATTCAAAGCTGGAGATAATTTGGCTGAATTCCCTTCCATGGAGATCAGCCAACACAAACACCAGCGGATCTCTCTTATGTACAACCGCATAACTTGTCTCCCTGAAGAGTTGAAATGCCGGGAACTGCGCACTCTGATCCTCCGCCACAGTGAACGCCTTTCTGTCATTCCACCCGGCTTTCTCCAGGGTTTGACTCGGCTAAGAACGCTCGATTTGAGCATGACAGGGATCGAATCCCTGCCCGTGACTCTGGGGCGACTGAAAAGGCTGGAATATCTCAATGTCTCGCGGACTAAGCTGAAATGCCTGCCTATAGCCGTCACTCGTCTACAGAGGCTGACGTATCTCAACCTCTTTGAATGTAAAGAGCTGGAATCCCTTCCCCCTGATATGAACAAGCTGGAAGAGCTGCGCTACTTGAACTTGAGGCGTTGTGCTAAGTTGAGTTTCCTTCCATTCCAAATAACACGAATCACGTCACTACAGTGCCTGATTATGGACGGTTGCGATGGTTTACAGTGGAGGCCTCAGATTTCCCCGCCGGAAAATACTTTGCAGTATTTCGGGTTGGATGACCTTCAGTCACTTGTACAACTAAGGTATCTGTCATTTGTCTATGCGACGGCAGGAATTCCCAACGGTCTCCTCCGCAAATTTCAGAGCTTGGAGAGGCTGGAGCTCTGCAGAGTCCCATCGGCGAGTCTTCCagaagacatacaagaaatcaaaACCCTAGAAGATCTTCGACTGAGCAGGCTCCCTTGTTTAGTCCAGCTGCCCCGGTGGCTGTGCAAACTTGTTGGTCTGAGAAGAATAACGCTGGAGTACTTGAATGTGAAGGTCCTTCCACCTGCGCTATTTGAAACCCTGCCTCTGCTGCGCCTTTTGGAGATCGAAAACTGCAACGAATTGACAGAGTTGCCAGTCGAGTTCGGCAAGGAAGGGGCATTTCCAGCTCTGGAGGAGCTGAGATTGGAGAAGCTGAATGCGCTCAAGGAGTTGCCAGCGTTAGAGGAGAGAAGCATGAGCATGCTAAAGGAGTTCAGAGTGAGATATTGCcgggaaataaaaaatttccccAAGGGCGTAGAAAACCTGAAGAAGAGTACGAGGATAGATATCGTGGGATCTAGTGGACTGATAAGCAGCGTGGAGGAGAAGGGTACTGACAGGCaaaggttgagagaatttctcgACACCTTGACCTGTTAG